A portion of the Chroicocephalus ridibundus unplaced genomic scaffold, bChrRid1.1 SCAFFOLD_37, whole genome shotgun sequence genome contains these proteins:
- the ITFG2 gene encoding KICSTOR complex protein ITFG2 isoform X1, translating into MRSVSYVQCVALDFGGSLFPHAICLGDADNDALNELVVGDTNGKLCVYKNDDNKPWAVRSCQGMLTCVGVGDVCNKGKNLVVAVSAEGWFHLFDLTSPKHPDASGHHELAAAEEQKPVFKQHIPANTKVMLISDIDGDGKCELVVGYTDRVVRAFRWEDLSENPDHVSGQLLLLKKWLLEGQVDSLSVNPGPDGSPELMVSQPGCGYAILLCTWDTEQQATTEGRDNSAPSSEAPIRDVILHQTSGRIHNKNVSTHLIGSIGRGCSSENSGSGLFALCTLDGTLKLMEGADKLLWSVQVDHQLFALEKLDVTGNGHEEVIACAWDGQTYIIDHNRTVARFQADENVSAFCAGLYACKGGSNSPCLVYVSFNQKIYIYWDVQLERMESTNLLKILDCDPEFGSLLQQLGVERSDVSAVKDLIHKTLYFPEKQQQQSSPLQCQDPAGTDSPAHYTVIQDSL; encoded by the exons ATGCGGTCCGTCAGCTACGTGCAGTGCGTGGCGCTCGACTTCGGCGGCAGCCTCTTTCCGCACGCCATCTGCCTGGGGGACGCTGACAACGACGCG CTGAATGAGCTAGTGGTGGGAGACACCAATGGGAAACTCTGTGTTTACAAGAACGATGACAACAAACCGTGGGCTGTGCGATCTTGCCAAGGAATG ctcACATGTGTTGGCGTGGGAGATGTATGCAATAAAGGAAAG AATCTCGTAGTGGCAGTGAGTGCAGAAGGCTGGTTTCATCTTTTTGACCTGACTTCTCCAAAACACCCAGATGCTTCAGGCCACCATGAGttggcagcagcagaagagcagaagcCAGTGTTCAAACAGCACATTCCTGCCAACACCAAAGTCATGCTGATCAGTGACATTG ATGGAGATGGCAAGTGTGAGTTGGTGGTGGGTTACACTGACAGGGTGGTACGTGCCTTTCGCTGGGAGGACTTGTCGGAGAATCCAGACCATGTTTCTGGACAGTTGCTCCTGTTGAAGAAATGGCTGCTAGAAGGTCAG GTGGACAGCCTGTCTGTGAACCCAGGTCCTGATGGCTCTCCGGAGTTGATGGTGTCTCAGCCAGGCTGCGGTTATGCCATTCTGCTGTGCACCTGGGACACTGAGCAGCAGGCCACGACAGAGGGAAGAGACAACTCTGCCCCAAGCAG CGAGGCACCTATTAGAGATGTTATTCTACACCAAACATCTGGACGGATTCACAACAAGAATGTTTCTACTCATCTAATTGGCAGCATTGGCCGAG GCTGCTCCAGTGAGAATAGTGGCTCGGGTCTCTTTGCCCTCTGTACTCTGGATG ggACACTGAAGCTCATGGAGGGAGCAGACAAACTGCTCTGGTCCGTGCAGGTTGATCACCAGCTGTTTGCTCTGGAAAAGCTGGATGTTACG GGCAATGGGCATGAGGAGGTGATTGCCTGTGCATGGGATGGTCAGACATACATCATCGACCACAATCGGACTGTTGCCAGATTTCAAGCAGATGAGAACGTCAGTGCGTTCTGTGCAG GCCTCTATGCATGCAAAGGAGGAAGCAACAGCCCCTGCCTGGTTTATGTCAGCTTCAATCAGAAGATCTACATCTACTGGGACGTGCAGCTGGAGAGAATGGAGTCCACCAACCTGTTGAAAATCCTGGATTGTGACCCAGAGTTTGGaagtctcctgcagcagctgggtgTGG aaagaagCGACGTTTCTGCTGTCAAAGATCTGATTcacaaaacactgtattttcctgaaaaacagcagcagcagagcagcccttTGCAGTGTCAGGACCCTGCTGGAACAGACTCCCCTGCACACTACACTGTCATCCAGGATTCCTTATGA
- the ITFG2 gene encoding KICSTOR complex protein ITFG2 isoform X2 translates to MRSVSYVQCVALDFGGSLFPHAICLGDADNDALNELVVGDTNGKLCVYKNDDNKPWAVRSCQGMLTCVGVGDVCNKGKNLVVAVSAEGWFHLFDLTSPKHPDASGHHELAAAEEQKPVFKQHIPANTKVMLISDIDGDGKCELVVGYTDRVVRAFRWEDLSENPDHVSGQLLLLKKWLLEGQVDSLSVNPGPDGSPELMVSQPGCGYAILLCTWDTEQQATTEGRDNSAPSSEAPIRDVILHQTSGRIHNKNVSTHLIGSIGRGTLKLMEGADKLLWSVQVDHQLFALEKLDVTGNGHEEVIACAWDGQTYIIDHNRTVARFQADENVSAFCAGLYACKGGSNSPCLVYVSFNQKIYIYWDVQLERMESTNLLKILDCDPEFGSLLQQLGVERSDVSAVKDLIHKTLYFPEKQQQQSSPLQCQDPAGTDSPAHYTVIQDSL, encoded by the exons ATGCGGTCCGTCAGCTACGTGCAGTGCGTGGCGCTCGACTTCGGCGGCAGCCTCTTTCCGCACGCCATCTGCCTGGGGGACGCTGACAACGACGCG CTGAATGAGCTAGTGGTGGGAGACACCAATGGGAAACTCTGTGTTTACAAGAACGATGACAACAAACCGTGGGCTGTGCGATCTTGCCAAGGAATG ctcACATGTGTTGGCGTGGGAGATGTATGCAATAAAGGAAAG AATCTCGTAGTGGCAGTGAGTGCAGAAGGCTGGTTTCATCTTTTTGACCTGACTTCTCCAAAACACCCAGATGCTTCAGGCCACCATGAGttggcagcagcagaagagcagaagcCAGTGTTCAAACAGCACATTCCTGCCAACACCAAAGTCATGCTGATCAGTGACATTG ATGGAGATGGCAAGTGTGAGTTGGTGGTGGGTTACACTGACAGGGTGGTACGTGCCTTTCGCTGGGAGGACTTGTCGGAGAATCCAGACCATGTTTCTGGACAGTTGCTCCTGTTGAAGAAATGGCTGCTAGAAGGTCAG GTGGACAGCCTGTCTGTGAACCCAGGTCCTGATGGCTCTCCGGAGTTGATGGTGTCTCAGCCAGGCTGCGGTTATGCCATTCTGCTGTGCACCTGGGACACTGAGCAGCAGGCCACGACAGAGGGAAGAGACAACTCTGCCCCAAGCAG CGAGGCACCTATTAGAGATGTTATTCTACACCAAACATCTGGACGGATTCACAACAAGAATGTTTCTACTCATCTAATTGGCAGCATTGGCCGAG ggACACTGAAGCTCATGGAGGGAGCAGACAAACTGCTCTGGTCCGTGCAGGTTGATCACCAGCTGTTTGCTCTGGAAAAGCTGGATGTTACG GGCAATGGGCATGAGGAGGTGATTGCCTGTGCATGGGATGGTCAGACATACATCATCGACCACAATCGGACTGTTGCCAGATTTCAAGCAGATGAGAACGTCAGTGCGTTCTGTGCAG GCCTCTATGCATGCAAAGGAGGAAGCAACAGCCCCTGCCTGGTTTATGTCAGCTTCAATCAGAAGATCTACATCTACTGGGACGTGCAGCTGGAGAGAATGGAGTCCACCAACCTGTTGAAAATCCTGGATTGTGACCCAGAGTTTGGaagtctcctgcagcagctgggtgTGG aaagaagCGACGTTTCTGCTGTCAAAGATCTGATTcacaaaacactgtattttcctgaaaaacagcagcagcagagcagcccttTGCAGTGTCAGGACCCTGCTGGAACAGACTCCCCTGCACACTACACTGTCATCCAGGATTCCTTATGA